A part of Capsicum annuum cultivar UCD-10X-F1 chromosome 6, UCD10Xv1.1, whole genome shotgun sequence genomic DNA contains:
- the LOC107873146 gene encoding uncharacterized protein LOC107873146 → MPFPMKVQPIDSSTYRESSITNDTVKPQPLLKSRLKRFFDRPFPSVLRISSAAEQPVAGGSCSDGAAVEFEPSTVCLDKLVQNFIEENNDKPPSAARFGRKYNCFNGNNKDSSDDEFDFSDSVTNSSIGDSSDTLKSLIPCASVTERNLLADTSKVIEKNKFCKRKDDLRKVVTGELLALGYKASICKSKWEKASSIPAGEYEYIDVTLKGERVILDVDFRSEFEIARSTGRYKAILQLLPFIFVGKADRLLQIVSIVSEAARQSLKKKGMHIAPWRKPEYMKAKWLSPYTNVTSAPRATVPEEADAAASDGKEAASENEFGELDLIFAVKPPTLDPDLTILAPPEKNSGEDEKPPQNQVMMTWHPPAVKPKSCCDGRTKVVVTGLASLLREKP, encoded by the exons atGCCTTTTCCGATGAAGGTTCAGCCTATTGATTCTTCAACATACAGAGAATCATCAATCACAAATGATACAGTAAAGCCGCAGCCTTTGTTGAAATCACGGCTCAAAAGGTTCTTTGATCGACCTTTTCCTAGTGTTTTACGGATTTCGTCGGCGGCTGAGCAACCCGTTGCCGGTGGCAGTTGTAGTGATGGAGCAGCTGTTGAGTTTGAGCCGAGTACGGTTTGTTTGGACAAATTGGTTCAGAATTTCATCGAAGAGAACAATGATAAGCCGCCATCTGCTGCTAGATTTGGCCGTAAATACAATTGCTTCAATGGTAACAACAAAGATAGCTCCGATGATGAGTTCGATTTCTCAGACTCAGTAACCAACTCTTCGATTGGAGATTCTTCCGACACACTCAAG AGCTTAATTCCCTGTGCAAGTGTCACCGAGAGGAATCTGCTAGCTGATACTTCAAAAGTCATTGAAAAGAACAAATTTTGCAAGCGTAAGGACGATTTGAGAAAGGTTGTCACTGGTGAACTTTTAGCTCTTGGCTATAAAGCTTCTATATGCAAATCCAAGTGGGAAAAAGCTTCCTCTATTCCTGCAG GTGAATATGAGTATATTGATGTGACTCTGAAAGGAGAAAGAGTGATTCTCGACGTAGATTTCAGATCTGAGTTTGAAATAGCGCGATCGACGGGAAGGTACAAAGCAATTCTGCAATTGCTCCCGTTTATCTTCGTCGGCAAAGCCGACCGACTTCTGCAGATAGTGTCGATCGTCTCTGAAGCAGCTCGACAAAGCTTGAAGAAGAAAGGCATGCACATCGCTCCATGGCGCAAGCCGGAGTATATGAAAGCCAAATGGCTCAGTCCCTATACAAATGTCACATCTGCTCCACGCGCCACCGTACCGGAGGAAGCTGACGCCGCCGCTTCTGACGGCAAGGAAGCGGCGTCGGAAAATGAATTCGGCGAGTTGGACTTGATTTTTGCTGTAAAACCGCCGACGTTAGACCCTGATCTTACAATTTTAGCTCCGCCGGAGAAAAATTCCGGCGAGGACGAGAAGCCACCGCAGAATCAGGTGATGATGACGTGGCACCCTCCGGCAGTGAAGCCAAAGAGTTGTTGCGATGGAAGAACTAAAGTTGTCGTCACTGGATTGGCTTCCCTTCTCAGGGAAAAACCCtga